From the genome of Malus sylvestris chromosome 6, drMalSylv7.2, whole genome shotgun sequence, one region includes:
- the LOC126625745 gene encoding ent-kaurenoic acid oxidase 2-like, translating to MDISMGVGVTLVLGGLPLLGLLLWWWNELWYVLPLKLQHSTTGAKLPPGHMGLPLVGELLTFLWYFKVLRLPDDFINAKRAKYGDGIGLYRTYLFGSPSIIACFPTVNKFVFQSDDTFILEWPSVDLMGYTSLVAVHGKSHARLRGYVTNVINQPDALRRIAQVVQPRITAALESWAQKGRVKAYDETKKVTFENIGKLFVSLEPGPLLDTIDNLFGGLIKGVRAQPLNIPGTAFHHARQCRKKLEAIFSLELEKKKSQKLVTNDLMDGLMQIKDEEGNKLSDQEVVDNIVSLVVGGYASTSIASMWAIYYLAKHLTVLKKLQEENMAIKKNKKGDFITNEDVSKLKYTKKVVEETIRIANIAAFIFLTAVKEAEYKGYKIPKGWKVILWLRYLHTNPENFDDPMCFNPDRWNEPAKPGTYEVFGGGSRICAGNMLVRIQLAILLHHLSTGYKWELINPDAEMIYLPHPKPIDGVDITINKI from the exons ATGGATATCTCTATGGGAGTGGGGGTGACCTTGGTTTTGGGAGGCTTGCCGCTATTGGGGTTGCTCTTGTGGTGGTGGAATGAGCTTTGGTACGTGCTTCCTCTCAAACTTCAACATTCGACTACTGGTGCTAAGTTGCCGCCTGGCCACATGGGACTTCCACTTGTGGGTGAATTACTCACATTCTTGTGGTACTTCAAGGTTCTTCGTCTTCCAGATGATTTTATCAATGCTAAACGAGCAAA GTATGGTGATGGAATAGGATTGTACAGAACCTACCTCTTTGGATCACCGTCCATCATAGCATGTTTCCCAACAGTCAACAAGTTTGTATTCCAATCAGACGACACCTTCATCCTAGAATGGCCTAGCGTTGATCTTATGGGTTACACTTCTCTGGTGGCAGTTCATGGGAAGTCCCATGCAAGGCTCAGAGGTTACGTCACAAATGTTATTAACCAGCCGGACGCTCTTCGGCGGATTGCCCAGGTAGTCCAACCACGCATCACAGCTGCACTCGAGTCATGGGCTCAGAAGGGCAGAGTCAAAGCTTATGACGAAACTAAGAAGGTGACGTTTGAAAATATTGGAAAACTATTTGTAAGTTTGGAGCCTGGACCTCTCCTGGATACCATTGATAACTTGTTTGGAGGATTGATCAAAGGAGTTAGAGCTCAACCATTGAACATTCCTGGAACTGCCTTTCACCATGCTCGTCAG TGTAGGAAGAAGCTTGAGGCCATTTTCAGTCTGGagctggagaagaagaagagccaAAAACTAGTGACAAATGATCTCATGGATGGGCTTATGCAAATTAAAGATGAGGAAGGTAATAAACTAAGTGACCAAGAGGTGGTAGATAACATCGTTAGCCTTGTTGTAGGTGGATATGCATCTACTTCCATTGCGTCAATGTGGGCTATATATTATTTAGCCAAGCACCTTACTGTCCTTAAAAAGCTTCAG GAGGAGAATATGGCTataaagaagaacaagaagggGGATTTTATTACAAATGAAGATGTTTCAAAACTGAAATACACAAAGAAG GTGGTCGAAGAAACAATAAGAATCGCCAACATTGCAGCTTTTATTTTCCTAACGGCTGTCAAGGAAGCTGAGTATAAAG GATATAAAATACCCAAGGGTTGGAAAGTGATTCTTTGGCTTCGATACCTCCACACAAATCCAGAGAATTTTGATGATCCTATGTGCTTTAATCCAGACAGATGGAAT GAACCAGCTAAGCCCGGAACGTACGAAGTTTTTGGTGGTGGATCAAGAATATGTGCAGGAAACATGCTTGTTAGAATACAACTTGCAATCTTGTTACATCATTTGTCAACAGGATACAA ATGGGAATTGATCAATCCAGATGCAGAGATGATTTATCTGCCACATCCAAAACCAATTGATGGGGTTGATATCACCATTAACAAAATTTAG
- the LOC126625609 gene encoding protein NRT1/ PTR FAMILY 2.8-like codes for MGQNSSAENIERKRERKRKKEMENANDSSPLEQALPPNPRKGGWRAIKYILGNESFEKLASMSLIANITVYLSTRYNLSGIFVVNVINIWNGTSNAVTLAGAFLSDAYLGRFRALLLGSISSFLGMGAITLTASIDSLRPSTCKEPDHCPQPHTWQLVFLYIALGLLSVGAGFIRPCNIAFGADQFDTRTAKGRAQLESFFNWWYFSFTVALVVALTGVVYIQTNISWVIGFAIPTACLASSITIFLFGRHTYIYLKPQGSIFSDIAKVITAACRKSRVRVALASEHSFYDPPLNNASDQPHMILKLSHTNRFRFLDRAAIITNPNELDNQGKPRSSWRLCSLQQVEQLKCLVAILPVWVTAIGTFMCMDQHSTFGVLQLLQTDRSMGLHFKFAPGWMNIIAMLALATWIFIYEQIYLPLARRRSRRNKRLTMQQRINTGIVLSIVSMLVSGIVEEHRRKTALKHGSFIAPVSFALLLPQFVLSGLTEAFAAVSIMEFFTMQMPESLRTVSGAVFFLSLSVSSYLGSLIVNIVHKATQMKGKTPWLGGHDLNKNKLDYYYYIIAGIGVVNLVYFNFFARHYVTVGRSGKGVREMQLENPSVHGSRDRVERESKDEEKGLGTHA; via the exons atggGGCAGAATT CAAGTGCGGAAAAcatagagaggaagagagagagaaagagaaagaaagagatggaGAATGCGAATGATTCTTCACCATTAGAGCAAGCGCTTCCTCCAAACCCTAGAAAAGGAGGATGGAGAGCTATCAAATACATTCTTG GGAATGAATCGTTCGAGAAGCTGGCTTCGATGAGTTTGATAGCCAACATCACAGTGTACTTGAGTACAAGATACAACTTAAGTGGAATATTTGTTGTAAATGTGATTAATATATGGAATGGTACATCCAATGCTGTAACACTAGCAGGTGCCTTTTTGTCTGATGCTTATCTGGGCAGATTTCGTGCTCTTCTCCTTGGATCCATATCATCTTTCCTG GGTATGGGAGCCATAACCCTTACTGCATCTATAGATAGCTTAAGACCCTCCACCTGCAAAGAGCCAGACCATTGCCCTCAGCCCCACACTTGGCAGCTGGTCTTCCTCTACATTGCTCTTGGACTGCTCTCCGTAGGAGCAGGGTTCATCAGGCCCTGCAACATTGCCTTTGGTGCTGATCAATTTGACACCAGAACAGCGAAAGGAAGGGCGCAACTAGAAAGCTTCTTCAATTGGTGGTATTTCTCTTTCACAGTTGCCCTAGTTGTGGCCCTCACTGGAGTTGTGTACATCCAGACCAATATCAGTTGGGTCATAGGGTTTGCCATTCCCACTGCCTGCCTTGCTTCCTCTATCACCATTTTCTTGTTCGGCCGCCACACTTACATTTACTTGAAGCCTCAAGGGAGCATTTTTTCGGACATAGCCAAGGTCATCACGGCTGCCTGTCGAAAATCAAGAGTTAGGGTTGCACTGGCTTCCGAGCACTCATTTTATGATCCTCCACTAAACAATGCATCTGATCAGCCACATATGATCTTGAAGCTCTCTCACACTAATCGCTTCAGGTTCCTTGACAGAGCTGCAATAATAACGAACCCGAATGAATTGGACAATCAAGGCAAGCCTAGGAGCAGTTGGAGGCTGTGCAGCCTCCAACAAGTTGAGCAACTGAAGTGCTTAGTGGCAATTCTTCCAGTTTGGGTTACGGCAATTGGGACTTTCATGTGCATGGACCAACATAGCACATTCGGGGTCTTACAACTATTGCAAACGGACAGATCCATGGGATTGCATTTCAAATTCGCACCCGGATGGATGAATATCATAGCCATGCTTGCACTTGCAACGTGGATATTCATCTACGAGCAAATTTACCTCCCGCTGGCCCGAAGAAGGAGCAGGAGGAACAAAAGACTGACAATGCAACAGAGGATCAACACTGGCATTGTGCTGTCCATTGTGTCAATGTTGGTATCTGGAATAGTTGAAGAACATCGGCGGAAAACTGCTTTGAAACACGGATCATTTATTGCGCCCGTGAGCTTTGCTCTACTCTTGCCACAGTTTGTCTTATCAGGGTTGACTGAGGCCTTTGCCGCTGTTTCCATAATGGAGTTTTTCACCATGCAAATGCCGGAGAGCCTGAGGACTGTTTCCGGGGCAGTCTTCTTCCTCAGCTTATCGGTTTCGAGTTATCTAGGCTCTTTGATAGTCAATATAGTCCACAAGGCAACCCAAATGAAGGGGAAAACTCCGTGGCTCGGCGGTCATGACCTTAACAAGAATAAGCTGGACTACTACTACTACATCATTGCTGGCATCGGAGTTGTTAAccttgtgtatttcaatttcttTGCTCGACATTACGTAACGGTTGGAAGGTCCGGAAAAGGGGTAAGGGAGATGCAGCTGGAGAATCCGAGTGTGCATGGTTCAAGAGACCGAGTGGAACGTGAATCGAAGGATGAGGAGAAAGGGTTGGGAACTCATGCGTAG